A window of the Schistocerca nitens isolate TAMUIC-IGC-003100 chromosome 5, iqSchNite1.1, whole genome shotgun sequence genome harbors these coding sequences:
- the LOC126260397 gene encoding dynein axonemal heavy chain 12-like: protein MYKHLTRHGHISIIIELMYKHEIDYIENDDHLILLFYLVIDLFLHLGSMSIEERLKLLTDTFTISLYQQVSQSLFERDKLTFSFILCSRIMIAQDELSREEFMFLVMSIVDVESLEPNPAPEWLRNEAWSMLCQIEVLPAFSGFKEHFKKQISGWKQYSTDVDASLAKLPSPWAQRLSQFEALILIRIFHPDKVSGKDNFNDRTVNECTCVCTCTLIQTHTHTNNRITCQKAV, encoded by the exons ATGTATAAGCATTTAACTCG TCATGGGCATATTAGCATTATAATTGAGCTAATGTACAAACATGAAATAGATTATATTGAAAATGATGACCATTTAATTCTACTTTTTTATCTTGTGATagatttatttttaca CTTAGGTTCAATGAGCATAGAGGAACGTCTGAAGCTGCTTACAGACACATTCACTATCAGTCTTTATCAGCAAGTATCTCAGTCTCTCTTTGAAAGAGATAAGTTGACATTTTCTTTCATTCTCTGCAGCAGAATCATGAT AGCACAAGATGAACTGTCAAGGGAAGAATTCATGTTTCTTGTGATGAGCATTGTTGATGTTGAAAGTTTAGAGCCTAACCCTGCTCCTGAGTGGCTAAGAAATGAGGCATGGAGTATGCTCTGCCAGATAGAAGTATTGCCCGCTTTCAGTG GTTTCAAAGAACATTTCAAGAAGCAAATAAGTGGGTGGAAGCAGTATTCTACTGATGTGGATGCCTCATTGGCTAAGTTGCCTTCTCCTTGGGCACAGCGTCTCTCTCAGTTTGAAGCACTGATCCTTATTCGGATATTCCATCCAGATAAGGTATCTGGTAAAGATAACTTCAATGACAGAACAGTCAATGAATGCACATGTGTGTGCACATGCACACTtatacagacacatacacacacaaataaccGAATCACTTGTCAGAAAGCAGTATAG